The nucleotide sequence ATTATAAATTTATCAAAAAATTAAACCAATCATTTATTGATAAAATAAAAGATGGTTTTTTGTATGTTTTAGATAGAAGATATTATCTAAATTTCATATTTATTTTTATGATTCTTAATTTTCTTATTGCTCCACAAGAAATGCTGGTAAGAATTTCATTAGATAAGTTGGAAATTGGTGTTGAATATTACGGTATGTTTGAAACAGCACTTGCGCTAGGAAGCTTGGTTATTTCTTTTATTATATCTAAAAATAAAAAATGGAAAGAGTATAGTAATACATCTAGAGAAAAAAAGATGCTATGCTATGGAATCTTTTTAATAGCTATAAGTTTTCTACAATTTAGTTTTACAAGCTCTACTACTCTTCTACTTTTAGGTGGGTTTATAAACGGAATAGGTTTGACAACATTAAATGTTGCATTTTTTTCATACCTACAACGAAGTATTAATAAAGATTTTTATGGACGTGTTATCTCGATTATATTTTTCTTGAATGAAATCCTTAGACCATTAAGTTATAGCTTTTTTGGTTACTTAACAGATCAGATATCTATGTCATTAATCTTTATAATAATATTTATTGTTTTATGTATACTTTTTGCTTTATTTAAAAACTTTGTTCAGTTAAAAAATTTGGAAAATACTTCTTTAGAGGATATAGACCACTAAATGCAGATTTACAACGCTAAGGCAGTTTTAGAAATAGAACCCTAAGAGCCATGGCTTATGTGTATTCCAAATATTTTCCATTGGGTTTTCACCTGATGACACGGATGCTGGTTTAGCATAGGATATCCAGTTTCAGAAAATGGTGTTTTATATCATGAAACCGATTTGAACATAGAAGAACATTATACTGACACAGCTGGTTATACTGACCAAATATTTGGACTTAGTTATCTTTTAGGATTTAGATTCGCTCCACGAATTAGAGATAAGCTATATTCTTTGGTAAACGTGGAGAATTAAGAGAAAGGAATATGCAAGCTCAATTACAACTAGCTAGTGCATTAAATATTCTTATCAATACTATTAGTGTTTGGAATACAACGTATTTACATGAAGCTGTAAAATATTTAAGTACTAAAAAAAATATAGACAAAGCATTATTGGGTGTTCTATTTTGTAATATTAAACCTAAAAAAGAAAACCCAGTAAGAGTTAATTCTCCTACTGGATTAAATCCTACAAACTATTATATGTAATTTTTATACATCTATTTTCTCACACTCACTTACCCTGCGTAATTACAATGAAAAAGTCGTTCTAACCCCCATAATTAATACAATAGCATACTATGAATACGCTCAAATATTACGAATAATTTATTTGCTAATTTTTAAAGTCTTTTAATATTGTAATTCTATATTTTAAACCTATTTCTTTGATGCTATAATTGTTGCAATTTTATCGAGCTGATTTTGAAAGGCTTGTGTATTTGCTCTTTGCAAAAAATCCAGGACTATTGAAAAATCATATCTTCTTTGGTGGTTCTTACTTTTCTCTGCTTCCAACTTATATCTCACTTTGAATTCAGAAAATCCATCGCAATTTAATTTTCTACAAAATCTAGTGATAGTAGTAGTTGAAACATGAGCTTCATTAGCCATTTCTCTAATGGTCATGTAGGCAATTTTCTCACTATTTTTTAATATAAAATTATAAATCTCATAATCTAGCTCACTAAATTGACTTAAAGCTTGTTTAGAAAATAAACTCACAGTGTATCACCGCCTTCTCAACATTATAAAATATAAAATATTAAAAGACAAGTTTCTATCAAAGAAGTTATTAACCGAGGTCTTCCATAAGTATTTCATTATTGATTTTTTACTATTAACCTGTTTCCTCAAAGTTCAACTTAATAACTATACTAAAGGTATATGTTTAAATTTTTTGAACTTAGAATTTCTGTCCTTATTGTAGTTAAAATGGATTTTATATGCAAACAAATGAACCCTCCCCTTGTTTGTACTTACTTTAGTTCATCTTGTTGCACCAACAAGTTGTGAAGGTGTTAGAGACTTCTTAAACTTCAATGAAAATATATGGAATTGGGATTACATCTTTGATGGTGTTGAAAGTTTCATAGATGATAAAGAAAATCATAAACTTAAGTTCTTAGAACCTAAATCTGACTTCTTTAAAAGACATGAGAGCCAGTTTAGAAAAAGATAATATAAGCTTAATAATTAATCTTTAAAATATGAATTAATCGTTTATTCAAGTAAAAAACACTAATCTAACTTTATGAGTTATAGATTAGTGTTTTTTATAATTGATAGTTCTATATTTTAGTTCTATATTTTTTATTTTTATATTTTTTATTTTTTAATTTTCTCATTCTATGTTTAACTTTCATTTTATTTTTCACATTCTTTATAGTTAGTTTTTCAGACTTAATTAACTTTGTTCTATAACTATTAGATATCATCTAAAATCTTTAATGTCTATCTAACTTTATTTCATGCATATCTAATATTTAAAAAATTATTCTATTGACATCTAATTATATTTATTATATTATATATTCATAAAAGGAGATGATATTATGTTAGATACTTACGAAAGAATTTGTATGTACGAAAATAAAAATTTAAATCTTAGTATATGCAAGCCTTTCCAAAAGAATTTAAGTCTTTTAAAGTCTTATGCTTCATATTTTATCTTAAAAAATGAACCTCTAAATTTCAGTGGTGATTCAAAAACTACTTTTATTAATCTAATGCTGAAAGATGCTGATTGTTTTGTTGCAGACAACACGATTAGTAATACTTTGGATAGTATTCTTCAGTGTAATTTTAACGACCTTGAAAAAAAACAACTTATTGAATTTTTATATTTGGATAGTAGTATTATTAATGAAATCAATAGCTTTGACATTCAAATACCCGATGATTTTAAGGATAAAGAAAAGATTTTATTAAAAAAACTACAAGATCCTAAAATAATAAATAGCTTAATAAATTTAAAATTTGATAATTCAGTTACTATTACCACTAATATAAACATAGTAAATAAAGACAAAGTTGAAGTTACATTCTTTGGAGATTACGGAGCTATTGTAAATGTAGGATACATGGTAGATTTGGACAAAAGAACAAAATATGGTTTTGAAGATTATTTAAAACTGTTTAAAGCGCTAGGTGATACATCTAGACTTACCATTGTAAAAACACTACTAGCATCACCTAAAACTGCATCTCAGCTTTCAGAAGCTACAAAGTTAACACTACCAACAATAAATCACCATCTTAAGACATTGATGTTATCAGGCATAGTATGTCCCACATTAACAACTAAAAGCCATAAAGGTACAATGTATAAAATAAATGTAGATTTAGCAAATGGGTTAATTGAAGGTATTAACAATGCGTTATCGTAGATTCTTTTTAGTAATGCTACTTATGGTATTAGTTAGTAGCATTACTACTTTAACTAGCCCAATATTAATTAATATTTGGATGAAAAACTCCTGTGATTTTTCACTCGATAAAATTTTAGTCTTATTTATTGTATTAATACTAACGCTCTGCATAGAACTTGGATTAACATACTTCAGAGAAAGATTTGCAAAAAACTTTAATATAAAAACAGCGAAAGACATGCTTCTAGATTTTTTTCATATAGACTATGATAAGCTACAAGACATTGGATCGATAAACTATATTGAACGTATATCTATATCAGTGAATAGTTTTTACAAATATTATACCGGAGATGCTATTACAATATGGTGTACCTTTTTAATTCTCACTGTAATATTAATATTGATTTCTCTACAAAATGTATTAATGTCATTTTTAATGGCGCTACTTATACCTATTAATTACTTTGGCTATAAATTATTAAATAAAGAGTTATTGCGACGCTCTAAAAAACTACAAACTTGCACATCTAGTGGATGGCAAGATATTCTCTGCATCACTGGCCAAGTAGATTATCTAAAACAATGCAATAACTATGATTCTGTTATTAATCAATTAGATACCCCATTAAATAAAATCTATAATTCAATGGCAGAAGTTAATATCTTTGCTCAACTTACAAGCAAACTCTTATCCTATACTAATCAAATTGTTCAAATAATATTTATGGCTTTAATCGTCTATAAATTCATAAATAATAAAACTAGCCCTATTTCCCTAATTCTATACAGCATAATATTTCCTCTCTATTTCTCAAACATAAATACTCTTGTAAGAGCTAATTTAAATAAAAGAGATATGATAAACACAAAAGAATTTGTCAACGATATGAAATGTAATCGCGAAAAAAATGGAGATTTATCAGTTGAATCAATTTATTAAATCACTTTTGACATTCCTAAATTAACTATTAAAGATAAATTGTTAGCAAATAATATATCAGGAGTATTTAAAAAAGGAGATGTGGTTTGGATTAGAGGAAACAGCGGATGCGGTAAGTCCACTTTAGTAAAATTAATTCCTAAATTTCGTACTATCAATAGGATTTTAGTTAATAATATCGACATTAGAAATATAACAAATAAATCGATTAGAAAAAAAATTGACTATCTTTCTCAAGATGTACCTATTATCAAAGGTAGTCTCAGAGATAATTTATTCTTTAATAAATCCTATAATGCAGAATTAGAAAAGGAATTAATAAATAGTAAACTCTTATCAAGCATTTTCGTTAATAAAGATATAAATACCCTAATAACCGAAAATGGCGCTAATCTTTCTGGAGGTGAAAAGCAAAAAATTGCTCTAGCTAGATGTATATATAACAAAAGTGATGTTCTTATCTTGGACGAAGTAACTAGTAATATCGATACTGAAAGTGCCTTTGATAATTCATTCTGATAAAATAATCTTTTTAATATCACATGATGATATGCCAAAAGCTATTGCAACTAAAGAATTAATATTAAGTAAAATATAACAGGTATTTTTCTATTAATACCTGTTTTTTAAGCACTTGAATTTCACTTTAAAGTATTACTTTCAATCATATCAATCGTCTATATTATCAAACAAACTCATCTGTATCCCTGAATTTTTCTCCTCAAATGTCCTCATATATTTAAATATCTTATTAATATCAGTCTCTATACCATGCTTTTTACATTCCGAAAAAAGTATATTTAGTAACTCATTATGTCTATCACTTCTTATTTCGTATCTACAACCATATTTCTTTATATATTTTGATTTTAAATGTGGAAAATGCTCGTCTAACTTTGAGTAATAATATTGCCTATTGCCGTCTCTTAATGTCAATCCCATTCCAAAACATATGACTCCATATACTTTTGCCTTTATGCAATAATCCAGCAGTCCTCTAATATTTTCTTCAGTATCATTTATATAAGGTAATATCGGTGACAGCCACACTACTGTAGGTATGTTATTTTCATTCATTATCTTAAGAACTTCAACTCTTTCTTTTGTACTACAAACATTCGGCTCAATTTTTTTGCATAGGTCTTCGTCATATGTAGTTAGCGTCATTTGAACCACACATTTTGACTTAGCATTGATACTTTTAAGAATATCCAAATCTCGCAATATAAGATTTGACTTCGTTTGAATAGCTAATCCAAAACCATATCTATCAATAATCTCCAAAGCCTTTCTCGTCTGCTTTATCTCATTTTCAACATGCATATATGGATCACACATAGCACCTGTACCTATCATACACTTTTTTCGTTTTCGTCTAAGTGTCATCTCCAACAATTCTATAGCATTTGACTTTATCTCTATATCTTCAAAGTCATGATTCATATTATAGCATGAACTTCTACTATCACAGTAAATACATCCATGTGTACATCCCCTATATAAGTTCATACCATTTTGAGCAGATAATATTGCTTTAGCTTTTTTATAGTGCATATTTACCTCCTATAAGGTGCTTAAAATATATTTAAAATAATTATACCACTAATAATATGACGCCATTATGTCATATTACTTCTAAATTAACACTTATAATACCTCTCATGAAGATAAAAACTATTATGATACATAACAAAAAAACATTTATGATAATTCCTATAAACAGCTAAAATTAGGAACTATGCATAAATGTTTTCATTATCGATTATCTAAAAGTAACTTATTTATTTCCTGCGGCTACTTGCAATTGTTGATTTTTCTTTTTAAGTCTCAAAATTAATACTGCTGCAACAAAGCCAATTACTAGTACTATTGCTTGGAAAATAAACATATAGGAATATGCCGTATTACCATACTTATCTAACCAGTGGCCAAATAATACGAACTGAAATAAATCAGGAGAAAATCCTACCGCTGCCGCCACACCGATTGTAGAAGCTGTCTTGTCTCGTGAAATTCCACATTCTGTAATTGTTGCATAATATGCGCCTCTTCCAATATATACCCCTGCTGAAAGTATAACAGTTAATACAATTATTATTGCTGCTGTTACATTAGTAGCTATTAGCAAGTAAACTAATCCTAAAAATCCAACAACATATACACCCATTAATACTTTTGAAGGTGAACCTATTTTATCAGTTAGAAATCCACCAATTGGAGCACCCAACAAGGTCATTCCATGTTGCCTTAATATTGCTATCCATCCTGTAAATACAACTGTTACACCAAGTACATCTGTAAAATAAGGTGTGAAATATGACATTGTAGTTAAAAATGAATATACTGCAAATATAGAAATTGCAACTAACCAAGTTGCTGGATTTCCTCCAATTTCTTTGAAATCCTTAATAATATTAGTTTTTTCTGATTTGTCTTTTTCTTTTTTAACTGGATTGTCAAGTACAAACCAAGCAATTATAGTTAATATAAATGATAATACAACAATTGAAACTATGGCAGCTTTCATTCCAGAAACGCCTTCCATAAATTTCACATAGAAGAACATCATTATCATATTAAAAACAATATTAAATATACCAATACAAGTCTCATTAAATCCAAATATTTTACCTTGATTTTCATCAGTTGTAAGGTTCCTTACAATTTTAATATGAGTTGGATAGTTCATAAACAAACTTGCTATTGCAAATCCAATCCACATAAGTATAGCAAAACCGTATGATGGATAAAGGACAAATCCCAAAGAAAATACTCCGTTTAATAAAACAGACAATACATATACTATCTTGTAGTTAAATCTATCTGCAACCCATCCACCAACAGGTGCGCCGAACACATTACCAAAACCATAAATAGTAATTAGTAAACCCATCTGTGTATTAGAAGATCCTAAAAATTCTTGAAATGGATCATACCATACATATTGAAGAAACGGTATAATATATACAATCGACCAGCATGCACCTAATGTCAACAAAGTAATAATTAATTTTATTGAACCTGTTTTCTTAATTTTGTCGTCTTTCATAATACCCTCCAATTTTTTGATTTTGATCTTTATTCAATTTAATTACTTTAAATCCCACAATAGCAAATATAGAAGCAACGATTGGATTTAATAAGTTCATAAAGCAATAAGGTAAATATTTTAATGGAGAAACTCCCATATAAGTACTAACTGCTACAGCACATGTACTCCACGGAATAAGTGGTGAAGTTATTGTGCCTGCATCTTCTAATGCTCTTGACAAATTTTGAGGAGCTAATCCCCTATTATGATATTCATTTTTGTACATTTTACCAGTAATTAATATTGATAAATATTGTTCCCCAGTAGTTAATATTACACAAATTGATGTTACCATTGTACAAATTATTAACAATGCATTATTTCTAGCAAGCTTCATTATTCCTTTTGCAATTGACTTTAACATGCCTGACCTTTCCATAACACCACCAAAACTTAGTGAACAAAATATTAAAGATACTGTCCACATCATATTCTGCATTCCTCCTCTTGAGAGGAGATTGTCTACCATTTTATTGCCCGTATTAGCAACATATCCATATTGAAGAGCTTTCCCAATAGTACTTATATCAGCATGCTGGAAAATAACTGCACATATCAATCCAAGTAATACAGAAAATAACAATCCAGGTATTGCCGGTGCTTGTTTTACCATGATTATTATAATAATTACTACAGGTAACATTAAAAATACATTAATATTGAAACTCTTATCTAAAGCTCTTGTAATCAAATCGACTGTGCCTTGATCTATCTTACTTGCAGTATATCGAAAATTTATAATTTGAAATATTATTCCAGCTAGTATAAAGCTCGTCATAGTTGTCCACATCATGTTTTTGATATGAACAAATAAAGTTGTACCAGATACTGCAGGCGCTAGATTGGTAGTATCTGAAAATGGTGACATTTTATCGCCAACAAAGGCTCCAGAAATAACAGCTCCTGCTGTTACTTCTGGTGGGATGCCTAATCCCATACCTATACCAATTAAAGCAATTCCTATTGTACCGCATGTAGTCCATGACGAACCTGTAGAGATACCAACAACTGCACTTATAACTAAACATGTAACTAAAAAGAAATTTGGTGATAACAGTTTTAATCCGTAGTAAATAATCGTAGGTACAATACCGCCAATAATCCAAGAAGCAATAATTAAACCTATTATACAAGCTATAAGTATAGCCTGCATTGCAGATTGAATTGAATCAAATATCCCCTGTTCAATTTCATTCCACGAATTTCCAAGATAAACAACTGATATTAGTGAAGCCACCACAGTAGCTATTATCAATGGTATTTGAATATCTACATGAAATACAAATAATGAACTTAGCAATAAAATAAT is from Abyssisolibacter fermentans and encodes:
- a CDS encoding MFS transporter; the encoded protein is MNIKIINRDYAYFIYGQMISELGNTIHRVAMIWTVYKIIGSGSKTGLLYGLVIIPGIILMPFAGGIVDSFDRKKLLILCDIASGINILILTILFWRNNLGFFSLLVVLSIQSVVFSLGSTTRSSLIQNIVKKNDYIEANSIHIFVKNFTQIALPSIGGLLIARFNPGICFIINSLTFFIATLFTFEIQNYKFIKKLNQSFIDKIKDGFLYVLDRRYYLNFIFIFMILNFLIAPQEMLVRISLDKLEIGVEYYGMFETALALGSLVISFIISKNKKWKEYSNTSREKKMLCYGIFLIAISFLQFSFTSSTTLLLLGGFINGIGLTTLNVAFFSYLQRSINKDFYGRVISIIFFLNEILRPLSYSFFGYLTDQISMSLIFIIIFIVLCILFALFKNFVQLKNLENTSLEDIDH
- a CDS encoding Tn3 family transposase, with the protein product MQAQLQLASALNILINTISVWNTTYLHEAVKYLSTKKNIDKALLGVLFCNIKPKKENPVRVNSPTGLNPTNYYM
- a CDS encoding MurR/RpiR family transcriptional regulator produces the protein MSLFSKQALSQFSELDYEIYNFILKNSEKIAYMTIREMANEAHVSTTTITRFCRKLNCDGFSEFKVRYKLEAEKSKNHQRRYDFSIVLDFLQRANTQAFQNQLDKIATIIASKK
- a CDS encoding ArsR/SmtB family transcription factor is translated as MLDTYERICMYENKNLNLSICKPFQKNLSLLKSYASYFILKNEPLNFSGDSKTTFINLMLKDADCFVADNTISNTLDSILQCNFNDLEKKQLIEFLYLDSSIINEINSFDIQIPDDFKDKEKILLKKLQDPKIINSLINLKFDNSVTITTNINIVNKDKVEVTFFGDYGAIVNVGYMVDLDKRTKYGFEDYLKLFKALGDTSRLTIVKTLLASPKTASQLSEATKLTLPTINHHLKTLMLSGIVCPTLTTKSHKGTMYKINVDLANGLIEGINNALS
- a CDS encoding ABC transporter ATP-binding protein, which gives rise to MRYRRFFLVMLLMVLVSSITTLTSPILINIWMKNSCDFSLDKILVLFIVLILTLCIELGLTYFRERFAKNFNIKTAKDMLLDFFHIDYDKLQDIGSINYIERISISVNSFYKYYTGDAITIWCTFLILTVILILISLQNVLMSFLMALLIPINYFGYKLLNKELLRRSKKLQTCTSSGWQDILCITGQVDYLKQCNNYDSVINQLDTPLNKIYNSMAEVNIFAQLTSKLLSYTNQIVQIIFMALIVYKFINNKTSPISLILYSIIFPLYFSNINTLVRANLNKRDMINTKEFVNDMKCNREKNGDLSVESIY
- a CDS encoding ATP-binding cassette domain-containing protein is translated as MLANNISGVFKKGDVVWIRGNSGCGKSTLVKLIPKFRTINRILVNNIDIRNITNKSIRKKIDYLSQDVPIIKGSLRDNLFFNKSYNAELEKELINSKLLSSIFVNKDINTLITENGANLSGGEKQKIALARCIYNKSDVLILDEVTSNIDTESAFDNSF
- a CDS encoding SPL family radical SAM protein, which translates into the protein MHYKKAKAILSAQNGMNLYRGCTHGCIYCDSRSSCYNMNHDFEDIEIKSNAIELLEMTLRRKRKKCMIGTGAMCDPYMHVENEIKQTRKALEIIDRYGFGLAIQTKSNLILRDLDILKSINAKSKCVVQMTLTTYDEDLCKKIEPNVCSTKERVEVLKIMNENNIPTVVWLSPILPYINDTEENIRGLLDYCIKAKVYGVICFGMGLTLRDGNRQYYYSKLDEHFPHLKSKYIKKYGCRYEIRSDRHNELLNILFSECKKHGIETDINKIFKYMRTFEEKNSGIQMSLFDNIDD
- a CDS encoding MFS transporter is translated as MKDDKIKKTGSIKLIITLLTLGACWSIVYIIPFLQYVWYDPFQEFLGSSNTQMGLLITIYGFGNVFGAPVGGWVADRFNYKIVYVLSVLLNGVFSLGFVLYPSYGFAILMWIGFAIASLFMNYPTHIKIVRNLTTDENQGKIFGFNETCIGIFNIVFNMIMMFFYVKFMEGVSGMKAAIVSIVVLSFILTIIAWFVLDNPVKKEKDKSEKTNIIKDFKEIGGNPATWLVAISIFAVYSFLTTMSYFTPYFTDVLGVTVVFTGWIAILRQHGMTLLGAPIGGFLTDKIGSPSKVLMGVYVVGFLGLVYLLIATNVTAAIIIVLTVILSAGVYIGRGAYYATITECGISRDKTASTIGVAAAVGFSPDLFQFVLFGHWLDKYGNTAYSYMFIFQAIVLVIGFVAAVLILRLKKKNQQLQVAAGNK
- the nhaC gene encoding Na+/H+ antiporter NhaC gives rise to the protein MDTDTKVNIKTPSLIVSLIPIFAVIILLLSSLFVFHVDIQIPLIIATVVASLISVVYLGNSWNEIEQGIFDSIQSAMQAILIACIIGLIIASWIIGGIVPTIIYYGLKLLSPNFFLVTCLVISAVVGISTGSSWTTCGTIGIALIGIGMGLGIPPEVTAGAVISGAFVGDKMSPFSDTTNLAPAVSGTTLFVHIKNMMWTTMTSFILAGIIFQIINFRYTASKIDQGTVDLITRALDKSFNINVFLMLPVVIIIIIMVKQAPAIPGLLFSVLLGLICAVIFQHADISTIGKALQYGYVANTGNKMVDNLLSRGGMQNMMWTVSLIFCSLSFGGVMERSGMLKSIAKGIMKLARNNALLIICTMVTSICVILTTGEQYLSILITGKMYKNEYHNRGLAPQNLSRALEDAGTITSPLIPWSTCAVAVSTYMGVSPLKYLPYCFMNLLNPIVASIFAIVGFKVIKLNKDQNQKIGGYYERRQN